Proteins encoded within one genomic window of Oncorhynchus mykiss isolate Arlee chromosome 27, USDA_OmykA_1.1, whole genome shotgun sequence:
- the LOC110507848 gene encoding protein Aster-B isoform X6: MEAHRGLPSDWEAVLELDEALAGWLPQDPAQEEFGWEWDWAASDPPDQDLESEEVPAVLSPTYKQRNEDFRKLFKQLPDTERLIVDYSCALQRDILLQGRLYLSENWICFYSNIFRWETLLTVRLKDICTMTKEKTARLIPNAIQVSTDGDKHFLTSFGARDRTYMMMFRLWQNALLDKPLCPKELWHFVHQCYGNELGLTSDDEDYVPPDDDFNTMGFCEEIPNEENEISNDNLSKSSAEAKHEGSPPSIHKKCIITNSTISSTISSEPLSVSLSDIIEFDLPPDEYIDCLPNGELLTLPLVLEQRLAEASGLVPSTSLDFNDNEDIPTELSDSSETHDEAGEVQAFHDDLKGRQYIDEVYKFSVDKMYDILFTESQFMTDFMEQRRFSDIVFHSWKKDDAAGNQTREIMYTISLSNPLAPKTATVTETQTLYKASHESECYIIDAEVITHDVPYHDYFYTLNRYMLTRVAKNKCRLRVSTELRYRKQPWGLVKGFIEKNFWSGLDENFRHLELELSKVEDVVLESARPSPKVKVVKTSVRRRKRPLVQLRSQHLDDALLSPVTTPTDDEVIHRIKHVGVTGSTQTRHMPEHLPGGIALYSVSKLLLIISFVICLSLVLLVLLNMMLFYKLWMLEYSAQPLTTWQGLRIHENKLPQTQMEWAQLLKSQQHYHDAELQKWREIIKSSVVLLDQMKDSLSNLQRGIDLRDYSSEAEEKRSRYH, translated from the exons ATGGAGGCTCACAGGGGACTGCCGTCGGACTGGGAGGCAGTGCTGGAGCTGGATGAAGCCCTGGCTGGGTGGCTCCCACAGGATCCGGCCCAGGAAGAGTTTGGGTGGGAGTGGGACTGGGCCGCCTCGGACCCCCCAGACCAGGACTTGGAGTCAGAGGAGGTCCCTGCA GTGTTGAGCCCCACATATAAACAGCGTAATGAGGACTTCAGGAAGCTCTTCAAGCAGCTACCGGACACAGAGCGACTCATCGTGG ATTACTCCTGCGCCCTGCAACGAGACATCCTCCTGCAGGGCCGACTCTACCTCTCAGAAAACTGGATCTGTTTTTATAGCAACATCTTCCGCTGGGAAACGCTG CTGACGGTGAGGCTGAAGGACATCTGCACCATGACAAAGGAGAAGACAGCCCGCCTCATCCCCAACGCCATCCAGGTGTCCACAGACGGTGACAAG CACTTTCTCACCTCATTTGGAGCGCGGGACAGGACCTACATGATGATGTTCAGGTTATGGCAGAATGCACTGCTGGACAAA CCCCTGTGCCCCAAAGAGCTATGGCACTTTGTCCATCAGTGTTATGGCAACGAGCTTGGCCTGACCAGTGACGACGAGGACTATGTTCCCCCTGACGACGACTTCAACACCATGGG GTTCTGTGAGGAGATTCCTAACGAGGAGAATGAGATAAGTAATGACAACTTGTCTAAGAGCAGTGCCGAGGCCAAGCACGAGGGCAGCCCACCATCCATACACAAGAAATGCATCATCACCAATAGCACCATCAGCTCAACCATCAGCAGCGAGCCCCTCTCTGTGAGTCTCAGCGACATaatagag TTTGACCTCCCTCCAGACGAATACATCGACTGCCTCCCTAACGGGGAGCTGCTGACCTTGCCCCTGGTGCTGGAGCAGAGGCTAGCGGAGGCCAGCGGCCTGGTGCCCTCAACCTCCCTAGACTTCAACGACAATGAAGACATCCCCACCGAACTCAGCGACTCCTCAGAGACCCACGACGAGG CAGGGGAAGTGCAGGCCTTCCACGATGACCTTAAAGGGAGACAGTACATCGATGAGGTTTACAAGTTCAGTGTGGACAAGATGTACGACATCCTCTTCACAGAATCCCAGTTTATGACCGACTTCATGGAGCAGCGCAGGTTCTCTG ATATAGTGTTTCACTCCTGGAAGAAGGACGACGCAGCGGGGAACCAGACGAGAGAGATCATGTACACCATCTCCCTGTCCAACCCGCTGGCCCCCAAGACAGCCACTGTCACAGAGACCCAGACACTGTACAAGGCTAGCCATGAGAGTGAGTGCTACATCATCGATGCTGAGGTCATCACACACGACGTGCCCTACCACGACTACTTCTACACGCTCAACCGTTACATGCTGACACGGGTGGCCAAGAACAAGTGCCGTTTAAG GGTGTCCACTGAGCTGCGTTACAGAAAACAGCCATGGGGATTAGTGAAGGGCTTCATCGAGAAGAACTTCTGGAGCGGGCTGGATGAGAACTTCCGCCATCTTG AGTTGGAGCTGTCGAAGGTGGAGGATGTGGTGTTGGAGTCGGCCCGGCCCTCTCCCAAGGTCAAGGTGGTGAAGACGTCTGTGAGGCGGAGGAAAAGACCACTGGTCCAATTACGGAGCCAGCACCTGGACGACgccctcctcagccctgtcaccacGCCAACCGACGACGAGGTCATCCACCGCATCAAACATGTGGGCGTGACAG GTTCCACTCAGACCAGGCACATGCCTGAGCACCTCCCTGGAGGCATTGCCCTCTACAGTGTCTCCAAACTGCTGCTCATCATCAGCTTTGT GATCTGTCTAAG cctGGTTTTGCTGGTGTTGCTCAACATGATGCTGTTCTATAAGCTGTGGATGCTGGAGTATTCTGCACAGCCTCTTACCACCTGGCAAGGGCTGCGGATACATGAGAA TAAACTGCCCCAGACGCAAATGGAGTGGGCCCAGCTCCTGAAGTCCCAACAGCATTACCATGATGCTGAGCTGCAGAAGTGGAGAGAGATCATCAAATCCTCCGTGGTACTATTAGACCAG ATGAAAGACTCTCTATCAAACCTTCAAAGGGGCATTGACTTAAGGGACTACAGCTCAGAAGCTGAGGAGAAAAGAAGCCGTTACCACTGA
- the LOC110507848 gene encoding protein Aster-B isoform X1, translated as MHKNKAKQRKWKNLIWRPQSTASNSNRSTPACSPVLHPKRSRSPTPQSLEPGENMVEKGHSDHSDKSPSTPEQVVQRTYSLQSARSGGKNSKKSQSWYNHERQHILRVLSPTYKQRNEDFRKLFKQLPDTERLIVDYSCALQRDILLQGRLYLSENWICFYSNIFRWETLLTVRLKDICTMTKEKTARLIPNAIQVSTDGDKHFLTSFGARDRTYMMMFRLWQNALLDKPLCPKELWHFVHQCYGNELGLTSDDEDYVPPDDDFNTMGFCEEIPNEENEISNDNLSKSSAEAKHEGSPPSIHKKCIITNSTISSTISSEPLSVSLSDIIEFDLPPDEYIDCLPNGELLTLPLVLEQRLAEASGLVPSTSLDFNDNEDIPTELSDSSETHDEAGEVQAFHDDLKGRQYIDEVYKFSVDKMYDILFTESQFMTDFMEQRRFSDIVFHSWKKDDAAGNQTREIMYTISLSNPLAPKTATVTETQTLYKASHESECYIIDAEVITHDVPYHDYFYTLNRYMLTRVAKNKCRLRVSTELRYRKQPWGLVKGFIEKNFWSGLDENFRHLELELSKVEDVVLESARPSPKVKVVKTSVRRRKRPLVQLRSQHLDDALLSPVTTPTDDEVIHRIKHVGVTGSTQTRHMPEHLPGGIALYSVSKLLLIISFVICLSLVLLVLLNMMLFYKLWMLEYSAQPLTTWQGLRIHENKLPQTQMEWAQLLKSQQHYHDAELQKWREIIKSSVVLLDQMKDSLSNLQRGIDLRDYSSEAEEKRSRYH; from the exons CACTGCCAGTAACTCCAACAGGAGCACGCCCGCTTGCTCGCCTGTCTTGCATCCTAAACGCTCACGCTCGCCCACGCCCCAGAGCCTGGAGCCTGGTGAGAACATGGTGGAGAAGGGCCACTCTGACCACTCTGACAAGTCCCCCTCCACCCCCGAGCAAGTGGTACAGCGAACCTACTCTCTGCAGTCCGCCCGCAGCGGAGGCAAGAACTCCAAG AAGAGCCAGAGCTGGTACAAC CATGAAAGACAACACATCCTGAGA GTGTTGAGCCCCACATATAAACAGCGTAATGAGGACTTCAGGAAGCTCTTCAAGCAGCTACCGGACACAGAGCGACTCATCGTGG ATTACTCCTGCGCCCTGCAACGAGACATCCTCCTGCAGGGCCGACTCTACCTCTCAGAAAACTGGATCTGTTTTTATAGCAACATCTTCCGCTGGGAAACGCTG CTGACGGTGAGGCTGAAGGACATCTGCACCATGACAAAGGAGAAGACAGCCCGCCTCATCCCCAACGCCATCCAGGTGTCCACAGACGGTGACAAG CACTTTCTCACCTCATTTGGAGCGCGGGACAGGACCTACATGATGATGTTCAGGTTATGGCAGAATGCACTGCTGGACAAA CCCCTGTGCCCCAAAGAGCTATGGCACTTTGTCCATCAGTGTTATGGCAACGAGCTTGGCCTGACCAGTGACGACGAGGACTATGTTCCCCCTGACGACGACTTCAACACCATGGG GTTCTGTGAGGAGATTCCTAACGAGGAGAATGAGATAAGTAATGACAACTTGTCTAAGAGCAGTGCCGAGGCCAAGCACGAGGGCAGCCCACCATCCATACACAAGAAATGCATCATCACCAATAGCACCATCAGCTCAACCATCAGCAGCGAGCCCCTCTCTGTGAGTCTCAGCGACATaatagag TTTGACCTCCCTCCAGACGAATACATCGACTGCCTCCCTAACGGGGAGCTGCTGACCTTGCCCCTGGTGCTGGAGCAGAGGCTAGCGGAGGCCAGCGGCCTGGTGCCCTCAACCTCCCTAGACTTCAACGACAATGAAGACATCCCCACCGAACTCAGCGACTCCTCAGAGACCCACGACGAGG CAGGGGAAGTGCAGGCCTTCCACGATGACCTTAAAGGGAGACAGTACATCGATGAGGTTTACAAGTTCAGTGTGGACAAGATGTACGACATCCTCTTCACAGAATCCCAGTTTATGACCGACTTCATGGAGCAGCGCAGGTTCTCTG ATATAGTGTTTCACTCCTGGAAGAAGGACGACGCAGCGGGGAACCAGACGAGAGAGATCATGTACACCATCTCCCTGTCCAACCCGCTGGCCCCCAAGACAGCCACTGTCACAGAGACCCAGACACTGTACAAGGCTAGCCATGAGAGTGAGTGCTACATCATCGATGCTGAGGTCATCACACACGACGTGCCCTACCACGACTACTTCTACACGCTCAACCGTTACATGCTGACACGGGTGGCCAAGAACAAGTGCCGTTTAAG GGTGTCCACTGAGCTGCGTTACAGAAAACAGCCATGGGGATTAGTGAAGGGCTTCATCGAGAAGAACTTCTGGAGCGGGCTGGATGAGAACTTCCGCCATCTTG AGTTGGAGCTGTCGAAGGTGGAGGATGTGGTGTTGGAGTCGGCCCGGCCCTCTCCCAAGGTCAAGGTGGTGAAGACGTCTGTGAGGCGGAGGAAAAGACCACTGGTCCAATTACGGAGCCAGCACCTGGACGACgccctcctcagccctgtcaccacGCCAACCGACGACGAGGTCATCCACCGCATCAAACATGTGGGCGTGACAG GTTCCACTCAGACCAGGCACATGCCTGAGCACCTCCCTGGAGGCATTGCCCTCTACAGTGTCTCCAAACTGCTGCTCATCATCAGCTTTGT GATCTGTCTAAG cctGGTTTTGCTGGTGTTGCTCAACATGATGCTGTTCTATAAGCTGTGGATGCTGGAGTATTCTGCACAGCCTCTTACCACCTGGCAAGGGCTGCGGATACATGAGAA TAAACTGCCCCAGACGCAAATGGAGTGGGCCCAGCTCCTGAAGTCCCAACAGCATTACCATGATGCTGAGCTGCAGAAGTGGAGAGAGATCATCAAATCCTCCGTGGTACTATTAGACCAG ATGAAAGACTCTCTATCAAACCTTCAAAGGGGCATTGACTTAAGGGACTACAGCTCAGAAGCTGAGGAGAAAAGAAGCCGTTACCACTGA
- the LOC110507848 gene encoding protein Aster-B isoform X2: MHKNKAKQRKWKNLIWRPQSTASNSNRSTPACSPVLHPKRSRSPTPQSLEPGENMVEKGHSDHSDKSPSTPEQVVQRTYSLQSARSGGKNSKKSQSWYNHERQHILRVLSPTYKQRNEDFRKLFKQLPDTERLIVDYSCALQRDILLQGRLYLSENWICFYSNIFRWETLLTVRLKDICTMTKEKTARLIPNAIQVSTDGDKHFLTSFGARDRTYMMMFRLWQNALLDKPLCPKELWHFVHQCYGNELGLTSDDEDYVPPDDDFNTMGFCEEIPNEENEISNDNLSKSSAEAKHEGSPPSIHKKCIITNSTISSTISSEPLSVSLSDIIEFDLPPDEYIDCLPNGELLTLPLVLEQRLAEASGLVPSTSLDFNDNEDIPTELSDSSETHDEAGEVQAFHDDLKGRQYIDEVYKFSVDKMYDILFTESQFMTDFMEQRRFSDIVFHSWKKDDAAGNQTREIMYTISLSNPLAPKTATVTETQTLYKASHESECYIIDAEVITHDVPYHDYFYTLNRYMLTRVAKNKCRLRVSTELRYRKQPWGLVKGFIEKNFWSGLDENFRHLELELSKVEDVVLESARPSPKVKVVKTSVRRRKRPLVQLRSQHLDDALLSPVTTPTDDEVIHRIKHVGVTGSTQTRHMPEHLPGGIALYSVSKLLLIISFVLVLLVLLNMMLFYKLWMLEYSAQPLTTWQGLRIHENKLPQTQMEWAQLLKSQQHYHDAELQKWREIIKSSVVLLDQMKDSLSNLQRGIDLRDYSSEAEEKRSRYH, encoded by the exons CACTGCCAGTAACTCCAACAGGAGCACGCCCGCTTGCTCGCCTGTCTTGCATCCTAAACGCTCACGCTCGCCCACGCCCCAGAGCCTGGAGCCTGGTGAGAACATGGTGGAGAAGGGCCACTCTGACCACTCTGACAAGTCCCCCTCCACCCCCGAGCAAGTGGTACAGCGAACCTACTCTCTGCAGTCCGCCCGCAGCGGAGGCAAGAACTCCAAG AAGAGCCAGAGCTGGTACAAC CATGAAAGACAACACATCCTGAGA GTGTTGAGCCCCACATATAAACAGCGTAATGAGGACTTCAGGAAGCTCTTCAAGCAGCTACCGGACACAGAGCGACTCATCGTGG ATTACTCCTGCGCCCTGCAACGAGACATCCTCCTGCAGGGCCGACTCTACCTCTCAGAAAACTGGATCTGTTTTTATAGCAACATCTTCCGCTGGGAAACGCTG CTGACGGTGAGGCTGAAGGACATCTGCACCATGACAAAGGAGAAGACAGCCCGCCTCATCCCCAACGCCATCCAGGTGTCCACAGACGGTGACAAG CACTTTCTCACCTCATTTGGAGCGCGGGACAGGACCTACATGATGATGTTCAGGTTATGGCAGAATGCACTGCTGGACAAA CCCCTGTGCCCCAAAGAGCTATGGCACTTTGTCCATCAGTGTTATGGCAACGAGCTTGGCCTGACCAGTGACGACGAGGACTATGTTCCCCCTGACGACGACTTCAACACCATGGG GTTCTGTGAGGAGATTCCTAACGAGGAGAATGAGATAAGTAATGACAACTTGTCTAAGAGCAGTGCCGAGGCCAAGCACGAGGGCAGCCCACCATCCATACACAAGAAATGCATCATCACCAATAGCACCATCAGCTCAACCATCAGCAGCGAGCCCCTCTCTGTGAGTCTCAGCGACATaatagag TTTGACCTCCCTCCAGACGAATACATCGACTGCCTCCCTAACGGGGAGCTGCTGACCTTGCCCCTGGTGCTGGAGCAGAGGCTAGCGGAGGCCAGCGGCCTGGTGCCCTCAACCTCCCTAGACTTCAACGACAATGAAGACATCCCCACCGAACTCAGCGACTCCTCAGAGACCCACGACGAGG CAGGGGAAGTGCAGGCCTTCCACGATGACCTTAAAGGGAGACAGTACATCGATGAGGTTTACAAGTTCAGTGTGGACAAGATGTACGACATCCTCTTCACAGAATCCCAGTTTATGACCGACTTCATGGAGCAGCGCAGGTTCTCTG ATATAGTGTTTCACTCCTGGAAGAAGGACGACGCAGCGGGGAACCAGACGAGAGAGATCATGTACACCATCTCCCTGTCCAACCCGCTGGCCCCCAAGACAGCCACTGTCACAGAGACCCAGACACTGTACAAGGCTAGCCATGAGAGTGAGTGCTACATCATCGATGCTGAGGTCATCACACACGACGTGCCCTACCACGACTACTTCTACACGCTCAACCGTTACATGCTGACACGGGTGGCCAAGAACAAGTGCCGTTTAAG GGTGTCCACTGAGCTGCGTTACAGAAAACAGCCATGGGGATTAGTGAAGGGCTTCATCGAGAAGAACTTCTGGAGCGGGCTGGATGAGAACTTCCGCCATCTTG AGTTGGAGCTGTCGAAGGTGGAGGATGTGGTGTTGGAGTCGGCCCGGCCCTCTCCCAAGGTCAAGGTGGTGAAGACGTCTGTGAGGCGGAGGAAAAGACCACTGGTCCAATTACGGAGCCAGCACCTGGACGACgccctcctcagccctgtcaccacGCCAACCGACGACGAGGTCATCCACCGCATCAAACATGTGGGCGTGACAG GTTCCACTCAGACCAGGCACATGCCTGAGCACCTCCCTGGAGGCATTGCCCTCTACAGTGTCTCCAAACTGCTGCTCATCATCAGCTTTGT cctGGTTTTGCTGGTGTTGCTCAACATGATGCTGTTCTATAAGCTGTGGATGCTGGAGTATTCTGCACAGCCTCTTACCACCTGGCAAGGGCTGCGGATACATGAGAA TAAACTGCCCCAGACGCAAATGGAGTGGGCCCAGCTCCTGAAGTCCCAACAGCATTACCATGATGCTGAGCTGCAGAAGTGGAGAGAGATCATCAAATCCTCCGTGGTACTATTAGACCAG ATGAAAGACTCTCTATCAAACCTTCAAAGGGGCATTGACTTAAGGGACTACAGCTCAGAAGCTGAGGAGAAAAGAAGCCGTTACCACTGA